Proteins from one Muntiacus reevesi chromosome X, mMunRee1.1, whole genome shotgun sequence genomic window:
- the LOC136154639 gene encoding melanoma-associated antigen 4-like: MSELSKPKEDIQDPGEAQDPEEAQLLEAEGGEAAPPSASSPPVSSSAAEEASPQEALNKMVANMAKFLLRKYRTKESTSDTELLNTVLLNTVLRDNQEHYAVVFRQAVECILLVFGVGVKEVDPRKYIYIMVASLGLNFDAMQRGGQGLTKAGLLVVVLSLILQNRDLGLEEEIWGALTKMGVYVAREHSIFGEPRELLTQVWVREGYLEYRQVPDSGPAQYEFLWGPRAFAETSKGEIHGVSAQGQPKCFLVLLTPFCKGCEGGGRATLSQSSSQADPSLCD, encoded by the coding sequence atgagtgagctgagcaagCCCAAGGAAGACATTCAGGACCCAGGCGAGGCCCAGGACCCGGAGGAGGCACAGCTCTTGGAGGCTGAAGGGGGAGAGGCTGCACCCCCCTCGGCCTCCTCCCCACCAGTTTCCTCGTCTGCTGCTGAGGAGGCCTCGCCCCAGGAAGCTCTGAATAAAATGGTGGCTAACATGGCAAAGTTCCTGCTCCGCAAGTATCGAACCAAGGAGTCAACCTCTGATACTGAATTGCTGAATACTGTATTGCTGAATACagtcctcagggataaccaggagcactACGCGGTGGTCTTCCGCCAAGCAGTTGAGTGCATTCTGCTGGTCTTTGGCGTGGGTGTGAAGGAGGTAGACCCCAGGAAGTACATCTACATCATGGTTGCCTCCCTGGGCCTCAACTTTGATGCAATgcagagaggtgggcagggcctgACCAAGGCTGGCCTCCTGGTGGTGGTCCTCAGCCTGATCCTCCAGAATAGGGATCTCGGCCTTGAGGAGGAGATCTGGGGAGCACTCACCAAGATGGGGGTGTATGTTGCGAGGGAGCACTCcatctttggggagcccagggagctgctgacccaagtgtgggtgcgggagggGTACCTGGAGTACCGGCAGGTGCCTGACAGCGGCCCTGCTCAAtacgagttcctgtggggtccccgggcctTTGCAGAGACCAGCAAGGGAGAAATTCACGGAGTATCTGCTCAGGGTCAACCGAAGTGCTTTTTGGTCCTTCTCACTCCCTTCTGCaaaggatgtgagggaggaggtaGGGCGaccctgagccagagcagcagtCAGGCTGATCCGTCCCTCTGTGACTGA